One stretch of Malus domestica chromosome 14, GDT2T_hap1 DNA includes these proteins:
- the LOC103455202 gene encoding glutaredoxin, with amino-acid sequence MGSLFTKSISEEQLEMALTKVKNIVNSNPVVVFSKTYCGYCKRVKQLLTQLGATFKVIELDEGIDGGEMQAALAQWTGQTTVPSVFIGGKHVGGCDSVLEKHNAGQLVPLLTEAGALASK; translated from the exons ATGGGTTCACTGTTCACCAAGAGTATCAGCGAGGAACAGCTAGAAATGGCGCTCACCAAGGTCAAAAACATCGTCAACTCCAACCCAGTTGTGGTTTTCag TAAAACTTACTGTGGTTATTGCAAGAGGGTGAAGCAGCTGCTCACTCAGCTTGGAGCAACTTTCAaggtcattgaattggatgaggGAA TTGATGGAGGTGAAATGCAAGCAGCTCTAGCGCAGTGGACTGGGCAAACGACTGTACCTAGCGTGTTTATCGGGGGAAAACATGTTGGTGGTTGTGACT CTGTTTTGGAGAAGCACAATGCAGGTCAGCTTGTGCCCCTTCTCACTGAAGCCGGTGCCCTTGCCTCCAAGTAA
- the LOC103415229 gene encoding uncharacterized protein yields the protein MAIKCGSSFSCLATYPASHCQTTRGSQLSLLRVPYCSQQRNGQQLRYAKGNSCILRHRVGQSSKRIPNSHSVLFAVAEDQSQYSEIKTDAMEQETHLPNSEDIFPSNSSYIHFDGTGGKPGLISFYNRPYKGEEEVSTNNPERNQNSLLWFIGPAVLLASFIFPSLYLRKILSTIFEDSLLTDFLILFFTEALFYSGVAVFLLLIDCSRRTAEPELVVPSNRTPASQLGQRISSVASLVLSLIIPMVTMGYVWPWTGPAASATLAPYLVGIVVQFAFEQYARYKKSPSWPVIPVIFQVYRLHQLNRAAQLVTALSFTVRGAETTPHNLAINSSLGTLLNVLQCLGVICIWSLSSFLMRFFSSTTANPP from the exons ATGGCGATTAAATGTGGTTCTTCGTTTTCTTGCCTGGCAACTTATCCTGCTTCCCATTGCCAAACCACAAGGGGTTCCCAG TTGAGCTTATTGCGTGTACCGTACTGCAGCCAACAACGTAATGGTCAACAGCTGAGATATGCTAAAG GTAATTCATGCATATTGAGACATCGAGTAGGGCAGTCAAGCAAAAGGATCCCAAACAGTCACAGTGTTCTTTTTGCTGTTGCTGAAGATCAGTCACAATATAGTGAGATAAAAACAGATGCTATGGAGCAAGAAACTCACCTTCCTAATTCTGAAGATATATTTCCTTCTAACAGTTCATATATCCATTTTGATGGTACTGGTGGAAAACCGGGTTTAATCTCATTTTATAACCGTCCGTATAAAGGGGAAGAAGAAGTTTCTACAAATAATCCAGAAAGGAACCAAAACAGCCTCTTATGGTTCATTGGTCCAGCTGTTCTCCTAGCTTCTTTCATTTTCCCCTCACTCTATCTGCGCAAAATACTATCTACTATATTTGAGGATTCTTTGTTGACAG ATTTTCTCATCTTGTTCTTCACGGAAGCTCTCTTCTACAGTGGTGTTGCAGTGTTTCTTCTTCTGATTGACTGTTCAAGGAGGACAGCTGAACCAGAATTGGTTGTCCCCAGTAACAGAACCCCAGCCTCTCAGTTAGGACAGCGAATCTCATCTGTTGCTTCCTTGGTACTCAGTCTTATAATTCCTATGGTGACTATGGGTTATGTCTGGCCATGGACTGGCCCTGCAGCTTCTGCTACTCTTGCTCCATATCTGGTTGGTATAGTGGTCCAATTTGCATTTGAGCAGTACGCAAGATATAAGAAGTCACCTTCATGGCCTGTTATCCCTGTCATCTTTCAA GTCTATAGATTGCATCAACTGAATAGAGCAGCGCAACTGGTGACTGCTCTGTCCTTTACAGTCAGAGGCGCTGAGACGACACCGCACAACTTGGCAATAAACAGTTCCTTGGGCACACTGTTGAATGTCCTTCAATGCCTAGGAGTTATCTGCATTTGGTCTCTCTCAAGTTTCCTTATGAGGTTTTTCTCTTCCACCACTGCTAATCCACCTTAA
- the LOC103455201 gene encoding LRR receptor-like serine/threonine-protein kinase GSO1: protein MHFVIGSVEMSHFLLFFGIIYAVLAVSLGDDSRVSSLLLRIKSELVDPVGVLSNWSPSAHICSWNGLSCSDDQLHIIGLNLSGSGLAGQIPRELSQLSSIQTLDFSSNSLAGPLPPELGQLQGLKTLLLYSNFLSGEIPAEIGLLRNLQVLRIGDNLFSGAIPPSIGNLTELRVLGLAYCQLNGSIPVEIGDLKKLTSLDLQNNSLTGLIPEEIHGLEEIQNFAASNNMLEGDIPSSIGSLKSLQILNLANNSLSGTIPYALSQLANLNYLNLAGNRLNGDIPSGLNQLAQLEILDLSRNNLSGSIGLLSTQLKNLESLVLSDNALTGTISSNFCLSNSNLRQLLLARNKLTGKFPLDLLSCSSLQQLDLSDNTFEGELPTALDKLQNLTDLVLNNNSFTGTLPPEIGNMSYLENLYLFGNMITGRIPAEIGKLKILKTLYLYDNQLSGSIPRELTNCTELIEIDFFGNHFTGSIPATIGKLKSLVLLHLRQNGLSGPIPPSLGYCRSLRLLALADNKLTGTLPPTFRFISQLSTITLYNNSLEGPLPASLFLLKNLKIINFSHNRFNGSLYPLSGSSSLTKVDLTNNSFSGSIPSRLAMARNLTRLRLAYNHLAGTIPSEFGQLTQLKFLDLSFNNLTGEVPPQLSSAKLIEHFLLSNNRFEGKIPAWLGSLQELGELDLSTNNFQGTLPAEIGNCSKLLKLSLQGNSLSSMIPEEIGNLTSLNVLNLQRNSFSGSIPSTIGQCEKLYELRLSENNLTGSIPSGLGELTELQVILDLSENFLSGKIPSSLGNLMKLERLNLSSNQLQGEVPSSLGKLTSLHMLNLSNNHLQGQIPSTFSGFPPSSFSSNPKLCGPPLASCSESERQRKKGLSAAAETGITVAIVLTSAVICLAMLYVMLRMWCNWRRVSVSNMDGGGGGAECKREEELWGFGNEKKRGGECWNVDSLALVNSKDEEMQQQQHALYSTPHSEKKMPW from the coding sequence ATGCATTTTGTAATTGGCAGCGTTGAAATGTCTCATTTCTTGCTGTTTTTTGGAATAATTTATGCTGTTCTTGCTGTTTCTCTCGGAGACGATTCGAGGGTTTCCTCCCTACTTCTGAGAATCAAATCAGAACTTGTTGATCCAGTAGGAGTTTTGAGCAACTGGTCTCCAAGTGCTCATATATGCAGTTGGAATGGCCTATCGTGTTCAGACGATCAGCTGCATATTATTGGTCTTAACCTATCGGGATCAGGATTAGCCGGTCAAATCCCTCGCGAGCTTTCGCAACTCTCTTCGATCCAAACACTCGATTTCTCTTCAAATTCCCTCGCTGGTCCACTTCCTCCCGAGTTGGGACAGCTTCAAGGTCTCAAAACACTCCTCCTCTACTCGAACTTTCTCTCCGGCGAGATTCCTGCAGAAATAGGCCTTTTGAGGAACTTACAAGTTCTTCGGATAGGAGATAACTTGTTTTCAGGTGCAATTCCACCAAGCATTGGAAACCTGACTGAGCTGAGAGTGTTGGGACTTGCCTACTGCCAATTAAATGGAAGCATTCCAGTTGAAATTGGTGATTTGAAGAAGCTGACATCTCTTGATCTGCAGAACAATAGCCTCACTGGCCTCATACCAGAAGAGATTCATGGCCTCGAAGAGATTCAAAACTTTGCAGCATCCAACAACATGCTTGAAGGAGATATCCCTTCTTCGATCGGATCACTTAAATCGCTGCAAATCTTGAACCTGGCCAACAACAGCCTCTCTGGAACAATTCCTTACGCGCTAAGCCAGCTCGCAAATTTAAACTACTTAAATTTGGCAGGGAACAGATTGAACGGCGATATCCCTTCAGGGCTTAACCAATTAGCACAGCTCGAGATTCTTGACTTGTCGCGAAACAACCTCTCAGGAAGCATAGGCCTCCTCAGCACGCAACTAAAGAATCTCGAATCTTTGGTTCTGTCTGATAATGCCTTGACAGGTACAATTTCAAGCAATTTCTGCCTCAGCAACTCAAATCTTCGACAACTTCTTCTCGCTCGAAACAAGCTCACTGGAAAATTTCCTCTAGACCTACTCAGCTGCTCTTCACTCCAACAGCTAGACCTTTCGGATAACACTTTCGAAGGAGAGCTGCCAACTGCCCTGGACAAGCTACAGAATCTCACAGATCTTGTACTCAATAACAACAGCTTCACTGGAACTCTACCTCCTGAAATAGGAAACATGAGCTACCTAGAAAATCTGTATCTGTTCGGAAACATGATCACAGGTAGAATCCCGGCAGAGATTGGGAagctgaaaattttgaaaaccctTTACCTGTATGACAACCAGCTGTCAGGATCCATACCAAGAGAGTTAACCAATTGCACAGAGCTAATAGAAATTGATTTTTTCGGAAACCATTTCACGGGCTCCATCCCTGCAACGATTGGAAAGCTTAAGAGTCTTGTTCTGCTTCACCTGAGGCAGAACGGCTTGTCAGGACCTATCCCGCCAAGCTTAGGTTACTGCAGAAGTCTCCGGTTACTGGCCTTGGCAGATAATAAACTCACCGGAACCTTGCCACCCACATTTCGATTCATTTCTCAGCTAAGCACCATTACCCTTTACAACAACTCCCTTGAAGGCCCTCTTCCTGCATCcctttttcttctcaaaaacCTCAAGATCATAAATTTTTCCCACAACCGGTTTAATGGAAGCCTCTATCCACTGTCTGGTTCGAGTTCTCTGACCAAAGTGGACTTGACAAACAACAGCTTTTCAGGTTCAATCCCTTCTAGACTAGCGATGGCTAGAAACTTAACCCGTCTCCGCCTTGCATACAATCACCTCGCCGGCACCATCCCTTCTGAATTCGGCCAGCTCACACAGCTCAAATTTCTTGACTTGTCATTCAACAATCTGACAGGAGAAGTGCCACCTCAATTGTCTTCTGCAAAGCTTATCGAGCATTTTCTACTGAGTAACAACCGATTCGAAGGAAAAATACCTGCATGGTTAGGGAGCTTACAAGAGTTGGGAGAACTTGACTTGTCAACAAACAACTTCCAAGGAACACTACCGGCAGAGATCGGCAACTGTTCGAAGTTACTGAAACTTTCTCTGCAAGGCAACAGCCTCTCAAGCATGATCCCGGAGGAGATAGGAAATCTCACTTCTCTCAATGTTCTCAATCTTCAAAGAAACAGTTTTTCGGGTTCAATCCCATCAACGATCGGGCAATGCGAGAAGCTATATGAACTGAGGCTCTCAGAAAACAACTTAACCGGTTCGATCCCATCCGGGCTAGGAGAACTCACTGAGCTGCAAGTAATCCTCGATCTAAGCGAAAACTTCCTCTCCGGAAAAATCCCATCATCCCTCGGAAACCTAATGAAGTTGGAGAGATTGaatctttcttccaatcaaCTCCAAGGAGAAGTTCCGTCCTCACTCGGAAAGCTGACAAGCCTGCACATGCTAAACCTATCAAATAATCACCTCCAAGGTCAAATCCCATCAACCTTTTCAGGATTCCCACCCAGCTCCTTCTCGAGTAATCCAAAGCTCTGCGGCCCACCACTAGCGTCGTGTTCGGAATCCGAAAGGCAGAGGAAGAAGGGCCTTTCTGCTGCTGCAGAGACTGGGATTACAGTGGCCATTGTTTTAACGTCTGCAGTAATATGCTTGGCGATGCTTTATGTCATGCTGAGGATGTGGTGCAACTGGAGAAGAGTTTCCGTCTCGAATATGGACGGCGGCGGAGGCGGGGCGGAGTGCAAGAGGGAAGAGGAGTTGTGGGGTTTTGGGAATGAGAAGAAGAGGGGTGGTGAGTGTTGGAATGTGGACTCTTTGGCTCTCGTCAattcaaaagatgaagaaatgcAGCAACAGCAGCATGCACTATACTCTACACCACACAGTGAAAAGAAGATGCCATGGTAA